The Euphorbia lathyris chromosome 8, ddEupLath1.1, whole genome shotgun sequence genome has a window encoding:
- the LOC136203563 gene encoding mechanosensitive ion channel protein 10-like, producing MAHQTEVPPPTVSINIHVEEPLVFSNDKQRDNNLPKRSPEKLLDSGTQNAERIGSESENDSADEKSIKRKGKKLGIFVFLLAFESVAFACAVVLFVMSFTMDRLHKPVFWDLGLWKLCLLLFTIICGRLISQLFTMLILFLIWRFWANERALYFGYGVRKSILLFVWVGLVALAWVLIVDRSKYKTDIVKDVTRGLAGCLIGAFLWLMKSFLVKLVGSVHATKLLDKTKEAICVRKLLISLLKKEESEHRHVNSIEEFVNLVATKLFDKKIEPEKHDNDRVSRRTMRELMNAIRGKKLLPLPHGDEKDIDGDDKKPDQAAEEAAADIFAKLEPDSNGYISLEKILQSVKEKKVIDQLKGLAEGKTDDESIKRSNGHITSEDLKIEESVFKDWMVEVYREHDSLNSTLKHSKTAMDELNVIASVIVLFIVIVMWLLFMGFLTTKVLVFLSTQLLLAVFMFGNSVKTVFEAVIFVFLVHPFDVGDRCVINGIQMVVDEMNILTTTFLRHDNEKIYYPNAVLATKPISNLYRSPPMNETLNFAVSLHTPNQTIEKLRERIKTYLLKNPRWWHPDHSLRFTEIEDVNKMKLTLFVNHTINFHYIGKRLKRRSELVLEMKNLFEELKIEYHLLPQQVNLIGSVRCLPHQFD from the exons ATGGCTCACCAAACGGAAGTTCCTCCTCCGACTGTGAGCATCAATATTCATGTAGAAGAACCACTCGTCTTCTCAAATGACAAACAAAGAGACAACAATCTGCCAAAACGCAGCCCCGAAAAGCTTCTGGATTCTGGAACTCAAAATGCAGAAAGAATCGGATCAGAATCCGAGAATGATTCCGCAGATGAAAAAAGCATTAAAAGAAAAGGTAAGAAACTTGGGATATTCGTTTTCCTCCTCGCTTTCGAGTCAGTTGCATTTGCCTGTGCTGTTGTGCTTTTCGTAATGAGCTTCACAATGGATAGATTGCACAAACCTGTATTTTGGGATCTAGGTTTATGGAAATTGTGTTTATTGCTATTTACAATCATCTGCGGAAGATTGATTTCCCAACTCTTTACTATGCTTATACTGTTTCTCATTTGGAGGTTTTGGGCTAACGAAAGAGCTCTTTATTTTGGGTATGGAGTGAGGAAGAGTATTCTGTTATTTGTATGGGTAGGTCTGGTTGCTCTAGCTTGGGTTTTGATAGTTGATCGGAGCAAGTATAAGACCGATATTGTCAAGGATGTAACCAGAGGTCTCGCCGGTTGTCTAATTGGAGCTTTTCTATGGCTAATGAAGTCTTTTTTAGTCAAGTTAGTTGGTTCTGTCCATGCCACTAAATTGCTAGACAAAACTAAAGAAGCTATCTGTGTTCGCAAGCTTCTTATTTCTCTCTTAAAAAAGGAAGAATCAGAACATCGTCATGTTAACTCTATTGAAGAGTTTGTGAATTTGGTTGCAACCAaactgtttgataaaaaaattgagCCAGAAAAACATGATAACGATAGGGTTTCTCGCCGGACCATGAGGGAATTGATGAATGCTATTCGAGGAAAGAAGCTACTTCCTCTACCCCATGGAGATGAAAAGGACATCGATGGAGATGACAAGAAGCCTGATCAGGCAGCTGAGGAAGCTGCTGCTGATATTTTTGCAAAATTGGAGCCTGATTCTAACGG GTACATTTCCCTTGAAAAGATATTGCAATCTgtgaaagaaaagaaagttATTGATCAATTAAAAGGGTTAGCAGAAGGTAAAACAGATGATGAATCAATCAAGAGAAGCAATGGGCATATCACTTCAGAAGATCTGAAGATTGAAGAATCAGTTTTCAAAGATTGGATG GTTGAAGTTTATAGGGAGCATGATTCATTGAATAGTACCTTAAAACACAGCAAAACTGCAATGGATGAGTTGAATGTGATAGCTTCTGTGATAGTGTTGTTTATAGTAATCGTTATGTGGTTACTTTTCATGGGATTCTTAACTACAAAAGTACTTGTCTTCCTATCAACTCAACTTCTACTGGCAGTTTTCATGTTCGGCAACAGCGTTAAGACTGTTTTCGAAGCTGTCATTTTTGTGTTCTTGGTTCACCCCTTCGATGTTGGAGATCGTTGTGTTATCAATGGAATACAG ATGGTTGTGGACGAGATGAACATATTGACTACAACTTTTCTAAGACATGACAATGAGAAAATATATTATCCAAATGCAGTTTTGGCCACCAAACCTATAAGCAATCTTTACAGGAGTCCACCAATGAATGAAACTTTGAATTTTGCTGTTAGTCTTCATACTCCAAACCAGACTATCGAAAAGCTACGAGAGCGTATAAAAAC GTATTTGCTGAAGAATCCACGGTGGTGGCATCCGGATCATAGCTTGAGATTCACGGAAATTGAGGATGTGAACAAGATGAAGTTAACACTGTTTGTTAACCATACAATCAACTTTCATTATATTGGAAAGAGGTTGAAAAGAAGATCAGAGTTGGTGCTGGAGATGAAGAATCTCTTTGAAGAGCTTAAAATAGAATATCATCTTTTGCCTCAACAAGTTAACTTAATAGGTTCTGTTAGGTGTCTGCCTCACCAGTTTGATTAG